From one Paenibacillus terrae HPL-003 genomic stretch:
- the nifB gene encoding nitrogenase cofactor biosynthesis protein NifB — translation MDSLADLSETPLALETLRRHPCYNEEAHRYFARIHLPVAPACNIQCHYCNRKFDCVNESRPGVVSELLTPEQAARKTYGVAAQLMQLSVVGIAGPGDPLANADATFDTFRRVRETVKDVIFCLSTNGLTLIRHVDRIVELGISHVTITINAVDPVVGSRIYGWVYDEGKRYAGEEAARLLIDRQLAGLKMLASRGVLCKVNSVLIPEVNDAHLPEVARVVKEHGAVLHNIMPLIIAPGSRYEQEGMRAPRPRLVRQLQEQCADAGAVIMRHCRQCRADAIGLLGEDRNQDFTWENIAAAPPMDEGARAQFQKELDEKVSVRMERKEGQSDRKQSSTGAGCSCPLSGDQPEARYASKPVLIAVASRGGGKVNQHFGRAKEFMIYESDGTIVNFVGIRKVQSYCHGKADCNGDKVETIKEILSMVHDCALLLSSGIGEAPKEALQEAGVLPIVCGGDIEESVLEYVKFLRYMYPVQSNKGSKRNKKAKGIHSDSPIEHFGG, via the coding sequence CTTCCGGTAGCCCCGGCATGCAATATTCAGTGCCATTATTGCAACCGCAAATTCGATTGCGTCAATGAAAGCCGTCCCGGCGTTGTCAGTGAACTGCTCACGCCGGAACAGGCGGCGCGCAAGACCTATGGCGTAGCGGCACAGCTCATGCAGCTGTCCGTTGTCGGCATTGCGGGACCTGGAGATCCGCTGGCCAATGCGGACGCAACCTTTGATACCTTTCGCCGGGTCCGTGAGACAGTTAAGGATGTCATATTCTGTCTCAGTACGAATGGTCTTACTTTGATCAGGCATGTCGACAGGATTGTAGAGTTGGGCATTTCGCATGTCACAATCACGATCAATGCTGTAGATCCAGTGGTGGGGAGCCGCATTTATGGATGGGTCTACGACGAAGGAAAACGCTATGCAGGAGAGGAGGCCGCACGGCTGTTAATTGACCGCCAGCTGGCAGGCTTGAAGATGCTGGCTTCCAGAGGCGTATTGTGCAAGGTGAACTCGGTGCTGATTCCCGAAGTCAATGATGCCCATCTGCCGGAGGTAGCCAGAGTGGTCAAGGAGCACGGCGCGGTGCTTCACAACATTATGCCGCTCATCATCGCTCCCGGCAGTCGGTATGAGCAGGAAGGGATGCGGGCACCCCGTCCCCGTCTGGTCCGTCAGCTGCAGGAGCAATGTGCTGACGCGGGAGCCGTCATTATGCGCCATTGTCGTCAGTGCAGGGCGGATGCGATCGGACTGCTGGGCGAAGATCGCAATCAGGATTTTACATGGGAGAACATAGCGGCTGCTCCTCCCATGGATGAAGGGGCAAGGGCACAATTCCAGAAAGAACTGGATGAGAAGGTGAGCGTGAGAATGGAACGCAAGGAGGGACAATCGGACCGCAAACAATCGTCAACCGGGGCTGGCTGCAGCTGTCCGTTATCGGGAGATCAGCCTGAAGCAAGATATGCCTCAAAGCCGGTCCTGATCGCCGTGGCCAGCCGTGGCGGAGGGAAGGTGAATCAGCATTTCGGCCGTGCCAAGGAGTTCATGATCTATGAAAGCGACGGGACCATTGTAAATTTCGTAGGCATCCGCAAGGTGCAATCCTACTGTCACGGGAAAGCCGATTGCAATGGGGACAAGGTCGAGACGATAAAGGAGATCCTCTCCATGGTGCATGACTGTGCATTGCTGCTGTCGTCCGGCATAGGCGAAGCCCCCAAAGAGGCACTGCAGGAAGCTGGCGTGCTGCCTATTGTATGCGGCGGGGATATTGAGGAATCCGTTCTGGAATATGTAAAATTTCTGCGTTATATGTATCCTGTGCAGAGCAATAAGGGAAGTAAGCGTAACAAGAAAGCTAAGGGCATTCATTCGGATTCACCCATTGAACATTTTGGAGGCTGA
- the nifH gene encoding nitrogenase iron protein, which produces MRQIAFYGKGGIGKSTTSQNTLAQLATKFKQKIMIVGCDPKADSTRLILNTKAQQTVLHLAAERGTVEDLELEDVVQKGFGDILNVECGGPEPGVGCAGRGIITAINFLEEEGAYEGLDFVSYDVLGDVVCGGFAMPIREKKAQEIYIVCSGEMMAMYAANNIARGILKYANSGGVRLGGLICNSRNTDREAELITELARRLNTQMIHFLPRDNVVQHAELRRMTVTQYNPGHEQAAEYEELAGKILNNDKLTVPTPITMEELEDLLMEFGIIEDEETAINKAEASGQ; this is translated from the coding sequence ATGAGACAAATCGCGTTTTACGGTAAGGGCGGTATCGGCAAATCGACAACCTCGCAGAATACACTGGCTCAGCTCGCGACTAAATTCAAACAAAAAATTATGATCGTAGGCTGTGATCCCAAGGCAGACTCCACCCGTCTTATTCTGAATACGAAGGCCCAACAGACAGTACTGCATCTGGCGGCTGAAAGGGGCACGGTGGAGGATTTGGAGCTGGAGGATGTTGTCCAGAAGGGCTTCGGTGACATTCTGAATGTGGAATGCGGCGGGCCAGAGCCCGGTGTCGGCTGTGCAGGGCGCGGCATCATCACGGCCATTAATTTTCTGGAGGAAGAGGGGGCCTACGAAGGGCTGGATTTCGTGTCCTACGATGTACTGGGCGACGTCGTGTGCGGGGGCTTCGCCATGCCGATCCGGGAGAAGAAGGCTCAGGAAATCTACATTGTATGCTCAGGCGAGATGATGGCTATGTACGCTGCCAACAATATTGCGCGTGGGATATTGAAGTACGCCAACAGCGGCGGGGTGCGTTTGGGCGGCTTAATCTGCAACAGCCGGAATACGGACAGGGAAGCGGAATTGATTACAGAGCTTGCGAGAAGACTGAACACGCAGATGATCCACTTTTTGCCGCGTGACAATGTTGTGCAGCACGCTGAGCTGCGACGTATGACCGTTACCCAATACAACCCTGGCCATGAGCAGGCTGCGGAGTATGAAGAACTGGCAGGTAAAATTTTGAATAACGATAAGCTAACGGTTCCCACTCCCATTACCATGGAAGAGCTGGAGGATCTGTTAATGGAATTCGGCATTATTGAGGATGAAGAGACCGCAATTAACAAAGCAGAGGCGTCGGGGCAGTAG
- the nifD gene encoding nitrogenase molybdenum-iron protein alpha chain — translation MSSIVDKGKQVVEEILEVYPQKLKNDRTEHFEIADEELVNCGTCSIKSNMKSRPGVMTARGCAYAGSKGVVWGPIKDMVHISHGPIGCGQYSWGTRRNYANGTLGINNFTAMQITSNFQEKDIVFGGDKKLEVICREIKEMFPLAKGISVQSECPVGLIGDDIGAVAKKMTGELGIPVIPVRCEGFRGVSQSLGHHIANDAIRDFLMGRRELEECGPYDVSIIGDYNIGGDAWASRILLEEMGLRVIAQWSGDGTINELGIAHKSKLNLIHCHRSMNYMCATMEQEYGIPWMEYNFFGPTKTVESLRAIAARFDETIQEKCEQVIAQYMPQMEAVIRKYRPRLEGKKVMLLIGGLRARHTIGAYEDLGMEIVATGYEFAHKDDYEKTFPDVKEGTILYDDPTAYELEELAQRLNIDLMGAGVKEKYVYHKMGIPFRQMHSWDYSGPYHGFDGFKIFARDMDMTINSPVWSLLPSRQTVEVSV, via the coding sequence ATGAGCAGTATTGTGGATAAGGGAAAGCAGGTCGTAGAGGAGATACTGGAGGTATATCCCCAAAAGTTAAAGAATGACAGGACCGAGCATTTTGAGATTGCAGATGAGGAGCTTGTGAACTGCGGAACCTGTTCCATCAAGTCCAACATGAAATCACGGCCTGGCGTCATGACGGCGAGGGGCTGCGCTTATGCAGGGTCCAAGGGCGTGGTATGGGGCCCGATTAAAGACATGGTGCACATTAGCCATGGTCCCATCGGCTGCGGACAATACAGCTGGGGCACCCGACGCAATTATGCGAATGGGACATTGGGAATCAATAATTTTACCGCTATGCAGATTACAAGCAACTTTCAGGAAAAGGATATTGTGTTCGGCGGAGATAAGAAGCTGGAGGTGATCTGCAGGGAAATTAAGGAGATGTTCCCGCTGGCCAAAGGTATCTCCGTGCAATCCGAATGTCCAGTTGGACTAATTGGTGATGATATCGGGGCTGTGGCCAAGAAGATGACAGGGGAGCTGGGCATTCCGGTCATTCCTGTGCGCTGTGAGGGCTTTCGCGGAGTGAGTCAGTCTCTGGGCCATCACATTGCCAATGATGCTATCCGCGATTTTCTGATGGGTCGCCGGGAGCTGGAGGAGTGCGGGCCTTATGATGTCTCCATTATTGGGGACTACAATATCGGCGGTGATGCCTGGGCCTCACGTATTCTGCTGGAGGAAATGGGACTGCGGGTTATAGCGCAGTGGTCAGGTGACGGTACGATCAATGAGCTGGGGATTGCCCATAAATCCAAGCTCAACCTGATCCATTGTCATCGCTCCATGAATTATATGTGCGCAACGATGGAACAGGAATACGGAATTCCCTGGATGGAATATAACTTCTTTGGCCCGACCAAGACGGTGGAGAGTCTAAGGGCGATTGCCGCCCGCTTTGATGAGACGATTCAGGAGAAATGTGAGCAGGTCATCGCCCAATATATGCCGCAGATGGAAGCGGTCATCCGTAAATATCGCCCCCGGCTGGAAGGCAAAAAGGTGATGCTTTTGATTGGCGGGCTGCGGGCAAGGCATACCATCGGTGCCTATGAGGATCTGGGTATGGAAATTGTGGCTACAGGCTATGAATTTGCCCATAAGGATGATTACGAAAAGACGTTTCCCGATGTAAAAGAGGGCACCATTCTGTACGATGATCCAACGGCCTATGAATTAGAGGAATTGGCCCAGCGGCTGAATATTGACTTGATGGGTGCCGGAGTCAAGGAGAAATATGTATATCACAAAATGGGCATTCCCTTCCGCCAAATGCACTCCTGGGATTACAGCGGGCCTTATCATGGCTTTGACGGCTTCAAGATTTTTGCACGTGATATGGATATGACCATCAACAGTCCAGTATGGAGCCTGCTGCCGTCCCGGCAGACTGTGGAGGTGTCGGTATGA
- the nifK gene encoding nitrogenase molybdenum-iron protein subunit beta, whose translation MSERLNIVDHNQLFRQEKYVRQREGKRAFEAPCSPEEVTSTLEYTKTTEYKDKNFARTAVVVNPAKACQPLGAVMAALGFEKTLPFIHGSQGCTAYFRSHLARHFKEPVPAVSTSMTEDAAVFGGMRNLIDGIENCIALYQPQMIAVCTTCMAEVIGDDLSAFLANARQEGALPEDMPVPFANTPSFSGSHITGYDAMLRSVLETLYNKSGRTPQPGHELKLNVLLGFEGYTGNFAEMRRILELFGVPYTILGDHSSNFDSGATGEYSYYYGGTPLEDVPKAADAAGTLAIQQHSLRKTLGYIKRTWGQQLSSISTPLGIRATDRLLEEISRLSGIEIPEALKQERARILDAMMDSHTYLHGKRVAMAGDPDMLIGLIGFCLELGMEPVHIVCSNGDRKFEKEAELLLKSSPYGTEATVHCGQDLWHMRSLLFEDPVDLAIGSSHLKFAAKEANIPLLRVGFPIFDRHHLHRYPIIGYQGALNLLTQFVNTILDVMEEQAPDHSFDLVR comes from the coding sequence ATGAGCGAGCGCCTGAATATTGTCGATCACAATCAGCTGTTTCGGCAGGAAAAGTATGTACGCCAGCGTGAGGGGAAACGAGCCTTCGAGGCCCCTTGCTCGCCGGAGGAGGTTACTTCCACCCTGGAGTACACCAAGACCACGGAATACAAGGACAAGAATTTCGCCCGTACAGCCGTAGTCGTGAACCCGGCCAAGGCTTGTCAGCCGCTGGGAGCGGTCATGGCTGCGCTGGGCTTTGAAAAAACGCTCCCGTTCATTCATGGCTCACAGGGCTGTACGGCCTATTTCCGCAGCCATCTTGCCCGCCACTTCAAAGAGCCTGTTCCTGCCGTATCCACCTCGATGACCGAGGATGCCGCCGTATTCGGCGGCATGCGCAACCTGATTGACGGGATAGAGAACTGCATTGCCTTGTATCAGCCGCAGATGATTGCGGTATGCACGACCTGTATGGCAGAGGTGATCGGGGATGATCTGTCTGCCTTCCTGGCCAATGCCCGTCAGGAGGGAGCCCTTCCCGAGGATATGCCGGTTCCTTTTGCCAATACCCCCAGCTTTTCTGGTTCACACATTACAGGCTATGATGCCATGCTGCGCTCTGTACTGGAGACACTGTATAACAAGTCAGGCCGGACGCCGCAGCCAGGTCATGAATTGAAGCTGAATGTGCTGCTCGGGTTTGAGGGGTATACGGGCAATTTTGCAGAAATGCGGCGCATACTGGAATTGTTTGGCGTACCGTATACCATTCTGGGCGACCACAGCAGTAATTTTGATTCAGGCGCTACTGGGGAGTACAGCTACTATTACGGAGGAACGCCGCTTGAGGATGTACCCAAAGCCGCAGATGCTGCCGGTACGTTGGCGATCCAGCAGCACTCTCTTCGTAAAACATTAGGATATATAAAGCGAACCTGGGGGCAACAGTTGTCCTCCATCTCTACGCCGCTGGGCATCCGCGCTACAGATCGCTTGCTTGAAGAGATCAGCCGTCTGTCCGGAATCGAAATCCCCGAGGCATTGAAGCAGGAGCGCGCCCGAATTCTGGACGCCATGATGGATTCGCATACTTATCTGCACGGCAAACGAGTGGCTATGGCGGGAGACCCGGATATGCTCATCGGCCTGATTGGCTTTTGTCTGGAGCTGGGCATGGAGCCTGTGCACATTGTCTGCTCCAATGGGGACCGGAAATTTGAAAAGGAAGCAGAGCTTCTGCTGAAGTCCAGCCCCTACGGTACAGAAGCAACGGTGCATTGCGGTCAGGATTTGTGGCATATGCGTTCACTGCTGTTCGAGGACCCGGTGGACCTGGCTATTGGCAGCTCTCATCTGAAGTTTGCGGCCAAAGAGGCGAACATTCCGTTGCTGCGTGTGGGCTTCCCGATCTTCGACAGGCATCATCTGCATCGTTATCCGATTATCGGCTATCAGGGTGCGCTGAATCTGCTTACCCAATTTGTGAATACCATACTGGATGTCATGGAGGAGCAGGCTCCGGATCACAGCTTTGATCTGGTACGCTAA
- the nifE gene encoding nitrogenase iron-molybdenum cofactor biosynthesis protein NifE, whose protein sequence is MEAAVSNGRLEVSCGNKIPKSTPCPRPVPGEASGGCSFDGAQITLIPIADAAHLVHGPIACLGNSWESRGSLSSGPELSAYGFTTDLGEQDIIFGGEQKLHESIRYIVSRFAPPAVFVYTTCVTALTGEDIEGVCKAESERLGTPIIPVNSPGFVGSKNLGTRLAGDVLFQQVIGTTEPEQTTSHDVNLIGEYNIAGEMWHIERLMQQTGMSILSRITGDGRFREVGWAHRAKVNMVVCSRALLGLAVQMERKYSIPYFEGSFYGARETSYSLRQMAYLTGDRDVERRVDKLAAREEMRLSLELEPYRKQLKGKRAVLYTGGVKSWSVITALQELGIKVVGVGTNKSTAEDVSRIAARIGDDAEYIPEGGARQILKTVRSRKADMVIAGGRNMYMALKEQVPFVDINQERHKAYAGYDGLLSLAKQLVHTLQHPVWGLAAKLAPWEEETEFAD, encoded by the coding sequence ATGGAGGCGGCTGTGTCTAACGGAAGGCTGGAGGTATCCTGCGGCAACAAAATTCCCAAAAGCACGCCCTGTCCCCGGCCTGTGCCGGGGGAGGCTTCGGGTGGCTGCTCCTTTGACGGGGCCCAGATTACACTGATCCCCATTGCAGATGCGGCTCATTTGGTGCATGGACCGATTGCGTGTCTCGGCAATAGCTGGGAGAGCAGAGGCAGCCTGTCCAGCGGTCCGGAGCTGTCGGCGTATGGCTTCACTACGGATCTTGGGGAACAGGACATTATTTTTGGCGGTGAACAGAAGCTGCATGAATCAATTCGCTACATTGTCAGCCGTTTTGCACCTCCGGCTGTGTTCGTCTATACAACATGCGTCACAGCCCTCACCGGTGAAGATATCGAGGGGGTCTGCAAGGCTGAATCGGAGCGGCTGGGTACGCCGATCATTCCAGTGAACAGCCCGGGATTTGTGGGTAGCAAGAATCTCGGGACCCGGCTGGCTGGAGATGTACTGTTCCAGCAAGTTATCGGCACCACCGAGCCGGAACAGACAACCTCCCATGATGTCAATCTCATCGGGGAATACAATATAGCGGGCGAGATGTGGCATATCGAGCGGCTGATGCAGCAGACAGGAATGAGTATCCTGTCCCGAATTACCGGGGACGGCCGATTCCGTGAGGTGGGCTGGGCGCACCGTGCCAAGGTCAATATGGTCGTATGCAGCCGGGCTTTGCTGGGTCTGGCGGTGCAAATGGAGCGTAAATACAGCATTCCTTATTTTGAAGGTTCATTTTATGGGGCCAGGGAAACGAGTTATTCCTTGCGGCAGATGGCTTACCTGACCGGAGATCGAGATGTGGAGCGACGGGTGGATAAGCTGGCCGCACGGGAGGAAATGAGGCTCTCGCTGGAGCTGGAGCCCTACCGCAAGCAGCTGAAAGGAAAGCGGGCAGTGCTCTATACTGGAGGTGTGAAGAGCTGGTCTGTCATTACGGCTTTGCAGGAGCTGGGCATTAAGGTAGTTGGTGTAGGCACGAACAAGAGCACTGCCGAGGATGTATCCCGGATTGCTGCCCGTATCGGGGATGATGCGGAATACATCCCGGAAGGTGGCGCCCGCCAGATTCTCAAGACTGTACGGAGCCGCAAGGCCGACATGGTCATTGCCGGGGGCCGGAACATGTATATGGCGCTTAAGGAACAGGTTCCTTTTGTGGACATCAATCAGGAGCGGCACAAGGCCTATGCGGGCTATGACGGGCTGTTGTCCCTGGCGAAACAGCTTGTGCATACGCTGCAGCATCCAGTATGGGGGCTAGCCGCCAAATTGGCTCCATGGGAGGAGGAGACGGAATTTGCCGATTAA
- the nifN gene encoding nitrogenase iron-molybdenum cofactor biosynthesis protein NifN, which translates to MPIKSATKPVSVNPLKVGQPLGGVLALQGMYRSMPLLHGAQGCSAFSKALLTRHFREPIAVQTSALQEMDVIFDADRNLEEALDHIWSKHHPDVIGVISTALTEVAGVDFQSRVKAFKRERALKDSLLFSVSLPDFHGSLETGYSSTVESLMDAVLGLARGKSPKKRRRTQVNLLPASYLTAGDVMEIKDIIASFGLEVISLPDISTSLSGHLLTGFSPLTRGGTPLDSACQMLESSCTIAIGASMERPARRLTHAAGIPYHLFDGLSGLAASDAFIHFLQKISREPAPVRFRWQRENLLDSMLDAHFYYSGASAVVALEPDHMLSTAAWLEEMGVELKRLITPCSTPALLKTEREVWIGDLDDAEESAQGVDLWISNSHGRKGAARAGASFIPAGLPVYDELGAHTSVSVGYRGTMEWVNKVGNVLLAERGKGG; encoded by the coding sequence TTGCCGATTAAATCCGCCACGAAGCCTGTCAGTGTCAACCCGCTCAAGGTAGGACAGCCTTTGGGCGGCGTGCTGGCTCTGCAGGGGATGTATCGCTCAATGCCTTTGCTGCACGGCGCTCAGGGCTGCTCTGCCTTCTCCAAGGCGCTGCTGACCCGCCATTTTCGAGAGCCGATCGCCGTTCAGACCTCTGCGCTGCAAGAGATGGACGTTATATTTGACGCAGACCGGAACCTGGAGGAGGCGCTGGATCATATCTGGTCCAAGCACCATCCGGATGTCATCGGCGTTATCAGCACGGCCCTCACCGAGGTAGCAGGCGTTGATTTTCAATCCAGGGTAAAGGCGTTCAAGCGAGAACGGGCATTGAAGGACAGTCTGCTGTTTTCTGTATCTCTGCCTGATTTTCACGGTTCACTGGAGACGGGCTACAGCAGTACAGTAGAGTCGCTAATGGATGCCGTACTCGGATTAGCCAGAGGCAAGTCTCCCAAAAAACGGCGCCGGACGCAGGTCAATCTGCTGCCGGCTTCTTATCTGACTGCCGGAGATGTCATGGAAATCAAGGATATTATCGCTTCCTTTGGCCTGGAGGTTATTTCGCTCCCCGATATCTCCACTTCCTTGTCCGGGCATCTGCTGACAGGCTTTTCCCCTTTGACAAGAGGGGGAACTCCACTGGATTCAGCCTGCCAGATGCTGGAGTCTTCCTGCACTATTGCCATTGGTGCAAGCATGGAGCGTCCGGCACGCAGGCTGACTCATGCCGCAGGCATTCCCTATCACTTGTTCGATGGTCTGTCTGGCTTGGCTGCGAGCGATGCGTTCATACATTTCCTGCAGAAGATCAGCCGCGAGCCAGCCCCCGTCCGTTTCCGCTGGCAGCGTGAAAATCTGTTGGACAGCATGCTGGATGCCCATTTCTATTATTCCGGTGCTTCGGCTGTAGTGGCGCTTGAACCGGATCATATGCTGTCGACCGCAGCCTGGCTGGAGGAGATGGGAGTGGAACTGAAGCGGCTAATTACACCCTGTAGCACGCCCGCGCTGCTGAAGACAGAACGGGAAGTCTGGATCGGTGATCTGGATGATGCAGAGGAGAGCGCGCAGGGCGTGGATTTGTGGATCAGCAATTCGCATGGAAGAAAGGGAGCGGCACGGGCCGGCGCCTCATTCATACCGGCAGGCTTGCCGGTGTATGACGAGCTGGGCGCTCATACATCCGTAAGCGTCGGATACCGTGGAACCATGGAGTGGGTGAACAAGGTGGGCAATGTATTGCTTGCCGAGAGGGGGAAGGGAGGATGA